The nucleotide window ATCGGTCAGGGGGAGGATCCGGATGTCATCCAACGAGATCGGCTCGTGAACTCGGGGCTCTTTGCGGGGCGAGGTGCAGCGCGTCACGCAGGGGACCCTAAAAAGTTGGAAGGGCGGTGTCCCGCACAATCAACCCAACCCCCGTCATTCCTCACTCATTCCGCCTTCATGCATGCGCGCTGGAATCCGACGGCTTGGCGACCTCAAAGGCTCTCGGGAAGCCCAGCGTCCCCGTTCGTCGCGTCGGCTGTGACTTCAAGGAAGCTCCACTGAACTTTGGACAATGACGTCCTTCGAACCCGCTTCAGCTGGTTTTTGGCTGACCTTGTTGGACACGACTCGTAGCGTTCGCTGTCGGATCCGTAGGTTCCCAGTGATCGCGCCCAAGGACCTGATCGCGAAAAGAATCCCATGCCTGAACGCTGGTTATCCGTGGACGAGATCGCAGCGCATCTCGGGGTCAATCCGGACACGATCTACAAGTGGATCACCCGGAAGCGGATGCCCGCACACAAGGTGGGCAAGCTCTGGAAGTTTCTCGCCTCGGAGATCGACGCGTGGGTCAAGGGCGGCCTTGCGGGGGATTC belongs to Verrucomicrobiia bacterium and includes:
- a CDS encoding helix-turn-helix domain-containing protein, whose amino-acid sequence is MPERWLSVDEIAAHLGVNPDTIYKWITRKRMPAHKVGKLWKFLASEIDAWVKGGLAGDSSSDDAAPGAGRKRSRL